One segment of Hippopotamus amphibius kiboko isolate mHipAmp2 chromosome 2, mHipAmp2.hap2, whole genome shotgun sequence DNA contains the following:
- the LOC130845866 gene encoding olfactory receptor 1L4-like has translation MEMKNYSSSNSGFTLLGLSSNPQLQKPLFAVFLVMYLVTLVGNGLIILAIHSDSQLHTPMYFFLSNLSFMDICFTTVIVPKMLVNLLSETKSISYVGCLVQMYFFVALGNTDSYLLASMAIDRLVAICNPLHYDVVMSPRRCLLLLLGSCTISHLHSMLHVLLMSRLSFCASHVIKHFFCDTQPVLKLSCSDTFTNQIINMTEALAVIATPFLCILFSYLRIIITVLKIPSAAGKWKAFSTCGSHLAVVVLFYGSIIYVYFRPLSMYSVVKDRVATVMYTIVTPTLNPFIYSLRNKDMKRGLRKLRDRIHS, from the coding sequence ATGGAGATGAAAAACTACAGCAGCAGCAACTCTGGCTTTACCCTCCTGGGCCTCTCTTCCAACCCCCAGCTGCAGAAACCCCTCTTTGCTGTCTTCCTCGTCATGTACCTGGTCACCCTGGTGGGGAATGGACTCATCATCCTGGCCATCCACTCGGACTCCCAGCTCCACACCCCTATGTACTTTTTTCTCAGCAACCTGTCCTTCATGGATATCTGCTTCACAACAGTCATCGTGCCCAAGATGCTGGTGAACTTACTCTCAGAGACAAAGTCTATCTCCTATGTGGGCTGCCTGGTCCAGATGTACTTCTTCGTGGCCTTGGGGAACACTGACAGCTACCTGCTGGCCTCGATGGCCATAGATCGGCTGGTGGCCATCTGCAACCCCTTACACTATGACGTGGTCATGAGCCCACGACGttgcctcctcctgctgctgggtTCCTGCACCATCTCTCACTTGCACTCCATGTTGCATGTGCTACTCATGTCCCGCCTGTCTTTCTGTGCCTCCCATGTCATCAAGCACTTCTTTTGTGATACCCAGCCTGTGCTTAAGCTGTCCTGCTCGGACACTTTCACCAATCAGATTATTAATATGACTGAGGCCCTGGCTGTCATTGCCACCCCTTTCCTGTGTATTCTCTTTTCCTACCTGAGAATCATCATCACTGTGCTCAAAATCCCCTCTGCAGCTGGGAAGTggaaggccttctccacctgtggctcccacCTCGCTGTAGTGGTTTTGTTCTATGGCAGTATCATCTATGTCTATTTTAGGCCCCTATCCATGTACTCAGTGGTGAAGGACCGGGTAGCCACAGTTATGTACACAATAGTGACACCTACGTTGAACCCTttcatctacagcctgaggaacaaaGATATGAAGCGGGGTCTGAGGAAATTAAGGGACAGAATTCACTCATAG